In Microvenator marinus, one genomic interval encodes:
- the purH gene encoding bifunctional phosphoribosylaminoimidazolecarboxamide formyltransferase/IMP cyclohydrolase encodes MGNNQAGPFALLSVSDKSGLESIAQRLVAAGYTLLSTGGSAKYLRAQGFEVVDVSSVTGFPEIMDGRVKTLHPAVHGGLLAKRKDPAHMDALHEHGLANIEVLVVNLYPFESTVASGAEHEEIVENIDIGGPAMLRAAAKNYENILVVVDPNDYERGDLLEGPLSLRKELAAKAFHHTSRYDEAIWTYLVGREDGALRYGENPHQKAWLVREPSAPVLRGLKQLSGKELSYNNLLDAEAALAAVLEFDDPSAVVVKHTNPCGVASQREIETAFEHGLAGDPVSAFGGILALNRKVEFSLAQKISRTFWEVVLAPGFSEEALDELSKKKNVRLLEIPEGFSLPPLQSRITAFGTLKQEADPRIRWEIEGLEVPTKLKPDRETLDAMEFLWRVVKHVKSNAIVVGAGTRTFGVGAGQMSRVDAVEAALRGVAAKSETRPSGALVLASDAFFPFADGVEKAAEGGVRAIVQPGGSKRDAEVVEACDALGITMVFTGTRHFKH; translated from the coding sequence ATGGGAAACAACCAAGCGGGACCATTTGCTCTTCTCAGCGTTTCTGACAAGTCAGGTTTGGAGTCTATCGCGCAGCGACTTGTAGCGGCCGGCTACACGCTCCTCTCTACAGGCGGCAGTGCGAAGTATTTGCGCGCGCAGGGATTTGAGGTGGTGGATGTCAGCAGCGTGACCGGATTTCCAGAGATCATGGATGGTCGCGTCAAGACTCTTCATCCAGCCGTTCATGGTGGTCTTTTGGCTAAACGCAAGGACCCAGCGCATATGGATGCCTTGCATGAGCATGGTTTGGCTAATATCGAGGTCCTCGTCGTCAACCTCTACCCCTTTGAAAGTACGGTAGCATCAGGCGCTGAACACGAGGAGATCGTCGAGAATATCGATATCGGTGGCCCGGCAATGCTGAGAGCTGCAGCCAAGAATTACGAAAATATCTTGGTGGTGGTGGATCCCAACGACTACGAACGGGGCGATCTCTTGGAAGGCCCGTTGAGCCTCAGAAAAGAACTGGCAGCGAAGGCGTTTCATCATACGAGCCGCTATGACGAGGCGATTTGGACCTACCTGGTTGGTAGAGAGGATGGCGCGCTTCGCTATGGTGAAAACCCACATCAGAAGGCGTGGTTGGTGCGCGAACCCAGTGCGCCTGTGCTTCGTGGCTTGAAGCAGCTATCGGGCAAAGAGTTGAGCTACAACAATCTTCTCGATGCAGAAGCGGCGCTCGCTGCCGTGTTGGAATTCGACGACCCATCAGCCGTGGTCGTAAAGCACACGAACCCTTGTGGTGTTGCGTCTCAAAGAGAGATTGAGACTGCGTTTGAACACGGGTTGGCAGGAGACCCGGTGAGCGCGTTTGGAGGGATTCTCGCGCTCAACCGAAAGGTAGAGTTCTCACTCGCCCAGAAGATTTCACGGACCTTTTGGGAGGTGGTTCTTGCGCCGGGTTTCAGTGAAGAGGCGCTCGACGAACTCAGCAAAAAGAAGAACGTCAGACTCCTTGAGATTCCGGAAGGCTTTTCATTACCGCCTCTGCAATCACGGATCACCGCATTTGGCACCCTGAAACAAGAAGCTGATCCCCGCATTAGGTGGGAGATAGAGGGCCTCGAGGTACCCACAAAACTGAAGCCCGATCGGGAAACCTTAGACGCGATGGAGTTTTTGTGGCGCGTCGTGAAGCACGTGAAGTCGAACGCGATTGTTGTTGGGGCAGGGACTCGAACATTCGGTGTTGGTGCAGGGCAAATGAGTCGCGTTGATGCGGTGGAGGCGGCATTGCGTGGTGTGGCCGCAAAGTCGGAGACTAGACCGAGTGGAGCGTTGGTTCTCGCGAGTGATGCTTTCTTTCCCTTCGCCGACGGTGTTGAGAAGGCTGCCGAGGGAGGTGTTCGCGCGATCGTTCAACCTGGCGGCTCGAAACGTGACGCTGAAGTAGTCGAGGCGTGCGACGCCCTTGGGATTACGATGGTGTTTACGGGCACGAGGCACTTCAAACATTAG
- a CDS encoding type III pantothenate kinase yields MLLVVDVGNTNTVLGVYRGEELVHHWRVQTERGRTADEHGIMLGQLMHYAGVDRQSIRGSIISSVVPPMEHTWTKTCEGYLGHTPIVVGKDAKVDMPVLYETPSEVGADRLVNAIAGWARHKRPMVIVDFGTATTFDAISGEGAYLGGAISPGVIVASEALYRSASKLPRVEIARPRNVIGSTTVDAIQSGLLYGYTGLVTGIVERMKEELGPNTVVIATGGLARFIAKEATCIDEVDDLLTLTGLRLIFEATELGN; encoded by the coding sequence ATGCTATTAGTTGTTGACGTTGGAAATACGAATACGGTTCTCGGTGTGTACCGAGGCGAAGAGCTCGTTCATCATTGGCGCGTTCAGACGGAGAGGGGCAGAACGGCGGACGAACATGGGATCATGTTGGGTCAGTTGATGCACTACGCGGGCGTGGACCGTCAGTCGATACGCGGCTCAATCATCAGTTCTGTGGTTCCCCCGATGGAGCATACTTGGACGAAGACGTGCGAAGGATATCTCGGTCATACGCCGATCGTGGTGGGGAAGGATGCTAAGGTCGATATGCCTGTGCTCTACGAGACCCCTTCGGAGGTTGGAGCCGACCGTTTGGTCAATGCGATTGCCGGCTGGGCGCGCCATAAACGGCCGATGGTCATCGTGGATTTTGGTACCGCCACAACCTTCGACGCCATTTCTGGTGAGGGGGCCTATCTTGGTGGAGCAATCAGTCCCGGGGTTATCGTAGCAAGTGAAGCGTTGTACCGCTCGGCCAGTAAGCTTCCGCGGGTCGAGATTGCTCGTCCGCGAAATGTCATTGGGTCCACCACGGTCGACGCCATTCAGTCTGGCCTTCTCTATGGGTACACGGGGCTTGTGACGGGGATCGTCGAGCGAATGAAAGAAGAGCTTGGGCCTAACACCGTTGTGATTGCAACGGGTGGATTGGCAAGATTCATTGCCAAAGAGGCAACTTGTATTGATGAAGTAGACGACCTGCTGACCCTAACGGGGTTGAGGCTCATCTTCGAAGCGACTGAGCTAGGGAACTAA
- a CDS encoding ABC transporter permease, with protein MGRFLLRRLFSSIFVILGVVTLVFVAIRAVPGDPIASILGEQALDVDKEAMRQCLGLDKPLWTQYFELWGTVFNGTLGELCDERGVTVMDKLVHTIGPTMELAGASLLIAILIAFPLGILAAVRPYSFWDNSSAVVALLGISIPNFWLGPMLLILFSLSLQALPNPGSGVFGLSALILPAFTLGSGMSGKLMRMVRSSMLEVLNQDFVRTARAKGLPRHVVIVKHAFRNALVPVVTVLGLQFGALLSGAIIVEKVFARPGVGTLLLDGIEARNYVIVQGCVLFISMAYVVVNFLTDLLYGVVDPRIRYD; from the coding sequence ATGGGTCGCTTTCTTCTCCGACGCCTGTTTTCCTCGATTTTCGTCATTCTTGGCGTGGTCACACTCGTGTTTGTCGCCATTCGGGCGGTGCCTGGTGACCCCATCGCATCAATTTTGGGTGAGCAGGCGCTGGACGTAGATAAAGAGGCCATGCGTCAATGTCTAGGTCTCGACAAGCCACTCTGGACCCAATACTTCGAACTATGGGGCACCGTGTTCAACGGGACACTCGGCGAGCTCTGCGACGAACGAGGGGTCACGGTGATGGACAAACTCGTCCATACGATTGGCCCCACGATGGAGCTCGCGGGCGCAAGCCTTCTCATCGCCATTTTGATCGCGTTTCCGCTCGGAATACTGGCCGCCGTTCGCCCCTACTCTTTCTGGGACAATTCCTCTGCCGTCGTGGCCCTTCTCGGGATTTCCATCCCGAATTTCTGGCTCGGTCCGATGCTCCTGATCCTCTTTAGCTTGAGCCTTCAGGCACTTCCTAATCCAGGCTCAGGCGTATTCGGCCTCTCTGCCCTGATCCTGCCTGCATTTACACTCGGCAGCGGTATGAGCGGCAAACTCATGAGGATGGTCCGCTCAAGTATGCTTGAGGTTTTGAACCAAGACTTTGTGAGAACGGCCAGAGCCAAGGGCTTGCCCAGACATGTTGTCATCGTCAAACACGCATTTCGAAACGCCTTGGTGCCTGTTGTGACCGTCTTGGGCCTGCAATTCGGGGCACTCCTCTCTGGCGCTATCATCGTCGAGAAGGTCTTCGCGCGGCCCGGTGTAGGCACTTTGCTCCTCGACGGCATCGAGGCCCGAAATTACGTCATCGTCCAGGGATGTGTGCTCTTTATCTCGATGGCCTATGTCGTGGTGAACTTTCTGACTGACCTACTCTACGGCGTGGTAGACCCACGAATTCGGTACGACTGA
- a CDS encoding ABC transporter permease, with product MLFKRPKARRRSPAGRGLARVGALIVAVMALAALFAPWLTPYDLDMVDITKQLQPPSSEHWFGTDENGADVFTSVIFGARVAAIVGLSTVLTCSFIGITLGAISGYFGGWIDEALMRVTEVLMAFPGILLAILIIFVTQDPSLLAVVGALSVTGWSGYARLVRGQVLLEREKTYVEAARALGFPTSRIILRHIIPNVLGPVIVQATFGVAGAILAEASLSFLGLGPQGHPSWGALLDQGAAYFLLTPHLAIFPGLAIMFSVLGINFLGDGLRDMLDPRGLQDH from the coding sequence ATGTTATTCAAGCGCCCGAAAGCCCGAAGAAGAAGTCCAGCTGGTCGAGGCCTCGCCAGAGTTGGTGCCTTAATCGTGGCCGTCATGGCGCTCGCGGCACTTTTTGCGCCCTGGCTCACGCCCTACGACCTCGACATGGTGGACATCACCAAACAGCTTCAACCACCCTCATCTGAGCACTGGTTCGGAACGGACGAAAACGGGGCCGATGTGTTCACCTCCGTCATCTTCGGAGCTCGCGTCGCAGCCATCGTCGGACTATCCACGGTCCTCACCTGTTCGTTCATCGGAATCACATTGGGAGCCATATCTGGGTATTTCGGAGGCTGGATAGACGAAGCGTTGATGCGCGTGACCGAAGTACTTATGGCGTTTCCCGGCATTCTGCTTGCCATTCTGATTATTTTTGTGACTCAAGACCCGAGCCTTTTGGCGGTGGTTGGGGCACTCTCGGTCACGGGATGGTCTGGCTACGCACGACTCGTGCGCGGACAGGTTTTACTCGAAAGAGAAAAGACCTACGTAGAGGCCGCGAGGGCACTGGGTTTTCCAACCTCCCGAATCATCTTGCGCCATATCATCCCCAACGTGCTTGGTCCGGTTATTGTCCAAGCTACCTTTGGAGTCGCTGGCGCTATTCTGGCCGAAGCCTCTCTAAGTTTCCTCGGGCTCGGTCCCCAAGGGCACCCGAGCTGGGGCGCCCTTCTAGACCAGGGTGCAGCTTATTTCCTGCTCACCCCTCACCTCGCCATCTTCCCCGGGCTCGCCATCATGTTTAGCGTGCTCGGCATCAACTTCCTCGGGGACGGACTTCGAGACATGCTCGACCCAAGAGGATTACAAGACCATTGA
- the nagZ gene encoding beta-N-acetylhexosaminidase: MEPSLPYFNPFSQDPKDIQKAIGQLLVVGFQGSDEHPPEAIQDALAEGKIGGVILFRRNVATLEQVLRLNGAIHDAARDAIAPPFVSLDQEGGRVVRLRDPLTPIPPMRAVGQTQNTSLCAQVSEVIATEVAACGFNLNFAPVIDVDTNPDNPIIGDRAFSNVPHEVSRMAGAFLVGHWTAGVIPCGKHFPGHGDTDTDSHLELPVLNHAPERLEDVELEPFRKMIEADISMLMTAHIMVPALDTVHPATLSHAVMTRLLRQELGYKGVVITDDLEMKAVSETYSVEEMVELGLRAGIDIFLICHTQEKWEKAWAHLLKLSENERDRTRIFESANRVMRLKNEMLSSWARPWRPNAAMLDEIGSQKHLEIMRHVPSLHVGKDPTEAN, encoded by the coding sequence GTGGAACCTTCACTCCCCTATTTCAATCCCTTTTCCCAAGACCCCAAAGATATCCAGAAAGCCATCGGCCAACTTCTGGTTGTAGGGTTCCAAGGGAGTGACGAACACCCGCCAGAGGCCATTCAGGACGCCTTGGCCGAGGGCAAAATTGGCGGCGTTATCCTCTTTCGCCGAAACGTTGCCACCTTGGAGCAGGTCTTGCGCCTTAATGGTGCTATCCACGATGCCGCGAGAGACGCGATTGCGCCTCCCTTTGTCTCGCTGGACCAAGAAGGTGGGCGAGTTGTGCGATTGCGCGATCCGTTGACTCCGATTCCACCGATGCGCGCCGTAGGGCAAACCCAGAACACATCGCTTTGCGCTCAAGTCTCTGAAGTAATCGCCACGGAAGTCGCGGCCTGTGGCTTCAACCTCAACTTCGCGCCTGTCATCGACGTAGATACCAATCCAGACAATCCGATCATCGGCGACCGAGCCTTTTCCAACGTGCCACACGAAGTCTCTCGAATGGCGGGTGCCTTCCTTGTAGGTCATTGGACTGCCGGCGTGATTCCTTGCGGCAAACACTTTCCTGGGCATGGGGATACGGACACCGATAGCCATCTCGAACTCCCCGTCTTGAACCACGCCCCAGAGCGCCTTGAAGACGTGGAACTCGAACCGTTTCGAAAGATGATTGAAGCCGATATCTCAATGCTGATGACGGCACATATTATGGTCCCTGCGCTAGACACCGTTCACCCCGCAACGCTCAGCCACGCCGTAATGACTCGATTGCTTCGCCAAGAACTCGGCTACAAAGGCGTGGTCATCACTGATGACCTTGAGATGAAGGCTGTCTCCGAGACTTACTCAGTGGAAGAAATGGTGGAGCTTGGGCTCCGTGCTGGCATCGACATCTTTCTAATCTGCCACACTCAGGAAAAGTGGGAGAAGGCCTGGGCCCACCTACTCAAACTCTCAGAAAACGAGCGCGACCGGACGCGGATTTTTGAGTCCGCGAACCGGGTGATGCGCCTAAAAAATGAAATGCTGAGTTCGTGGGCTAGGCCGTGGCGGCCAAACGCGGCGATGCTCGATGAGATTGGCTCTCAGAAGCACCTAGAGATCATGCGCCACGTGCCAAGCTTGCACGTTGGCAAGGATCCAACCGAGGCGAACTAG
- a CDS encoding thrombospondin type 3 repeat-containing protein, which yields MTHWHRLLWVSALVVGGFLASCGDDTSGSGVTPGNNNGTDDMTVPDMGDDMNNGSSDAGDEDQGDGGDPVPTCDSSDPNGDEDGDGILNRRDNCPCVANPGQSDADRDSVGDVCDNCVSVANLEQDDTNGDGVGDACDAWVDTDGDGVRDVFDNCIDVANPDQEDSDGDEVGDACDNCVDDANADQEDTNGDGRGDACERPTDPTRDTDGDGVLDGEDNCWLVANPGQEDNDGDTIGNECDNCVEIANFDQADADADGVGDACADDSLTRDTDGDGIRDIEDNCPMVVNVGQEDQDLDGVGDDCDNCPFVANLAQEDADNNGVGDACDGLLDPTGDEDTDGVLNATDNCPFDANPDQADGDGDGLGDACDNCPTIANNNQLDQDNDGTGDVCEGLSDPNGDQDGDGVTNATDNCPVVSNADQSDIDGDGIGDACDNCENVANAAQADADNDGTGDVCEGTADPNGDSDNDGVRNGADNCPLVANTNQLDTDGDSVGDACDNCPTVANASQLDANNNNVGDACEFLTVDSDNDTVADYADNCPGVANTNQADADGDGVGDACDNCVDVANANQDASACSTPPYNANRDSDGDGVPDISDNCPSNPNPAQEDADGDGLGNVCDNCPIKANPFQEDIDGNNVGDACEPLPGATPICSTSDVQATRIKPSLYFLLDYSGSMCPIRNGNFDAPCSPTEGGSYRLKTMKQALDNLADNTNLLQDFNVGIAAFQGSCDNITELLDLQLTRTAASFKSSYATRNANGGTPTAPAIEDSLQNNWHIIPGDPTPDRPKALIVITDGTPTSSCGNTTNAATAAYNMGNGVPVYFVGFDNLTNTEQNNMQTFATAGGTSNWYEVSSTDQSSLVNAVSTIASLTVSCDVQLVPEPEDDLSRLRVSMLNGAMTTVVPEGAPNGWTLGNNNVVSLEGQSCTDLTTAAANANVGDTVGIEVEIACKTTCTPSTEVCDFVDNNCDGVVDEGCEGCEPEVCGDNTDNDCDGFIDEGCGGCVPTPEVCDGQDNDCDNDVDEGCFTPICVPSAEICDGIDNDCDNQVDEGCPTTTCVPSVEICDGIDNDCDNQVDEGCSTPSCIPEPEVCDGVDNDCDNQVDEGCPGTACIPEPEVCDGVDNNCNNVVDEGCAVCVPGPEICDGVDNDCDGDVDEDCIACPDGPSPEICDGVDNDCDGVVDDGCGPGFCFEENEICDELDNDCDGEIDEECIECPDGRQPEVCNREDDDCDGLIDEGCPEVIL from the coding sequence ATGACGCATTGGCATCGGCTTCTGTGGGTTAGCGCCCTTGTTGTGGGCGGGTTTTTGGCCAGTTGTGGTGACGATACATCGGGTAGCGGTGTAACTCCCGGCAATAATAATGGCACGGACGATATGACGGTGCCTGATATGGGCGACGACATGAACAACGGGTCGTCCGACGCGGGTGATGAAGATCAGGGAGATGGCGGAGATCCAGTGCCCACGTGTGATTCATCGGATCCGAACGGGGATGAGGATGGTGATGGGATCCTCAATCGACGTGATAATTGTCCGTGTGTGGCGAATCCCGGCCAGTCGGATGCCGACCGCGATAGCGTGGGTGACGTATGCGATAATTGTGTAAGCGTTGCAAACCTTGAGCAGGACGACACCAACGGTGATGGCGTGGGGGATGCCTGTGATGCATGGGTGGATACCGATGGTGACGGCGTCCGCGATGTGTTTGATAACTGTATCGACGTCGCTAACCCCGACCAGGAAGATAGTGATGGCGATGAAGTCGGAGACGCCTGTGATAACTGCGTCGATGATGCAAATGCAGATCAAGAAGATACCAACGGTGACGGGCGAGGCGATGCATGCGAGAGGCCGACAGATCCTACGCGAGACACTGATGGTGATGGTGTACTCGACGGAGAGGACAACTGTTGGTTGGTCGCAAATCCGGGCCAGGAGGATAACGACGGCGATACGATCGGAAATGAGTGCGATAATTGTGTAGAAATTGCGAACTTCGACCAAGCCGACGCGGACGCCGATGGTGTTGGAGATGCGTGCGCAGACGATTCGTTGACTCGAGACACGGATGGAGACGGGATTCGAGACATCGAGGATAATTGTCCGATGGTCGTTAATGTCGGGCAGGAAGATCAAGACCTCGATGGTGTGGGCGATGATTGTGATAACTGCCCATTCGTTGCGAACCTCGCACAAGAAGACGCGGACAATAACGGCGTGGGCGATGCGTGTGACGGTTTGCTTGATCCGACGGGCGACGAGGATACAGACGGCGTGTTGAATGCGACCGATAATTGCCCGTTTGACGCTAATCCGGATCAGGCGGATGGCGACGGAGACGGGCTCGGTGATGCGTGCGACAACTGTCCAACCATCGCAAACAACAACCAGCTGGATCAGGACAATGACGGTACCGGCGATGTGTGCGAAGGCCTCTCTGACCCGAATGGCGATCAGGACGGCGATGGTGTGACCAACGCTACCGACAACTGTCCGGTAGTGTCGAATGCCGACCAGAGCGATATCGACGGCGATGGCATCGGCGATGCCTGCGATAATTGTGAAAACGTGGCGAATGCTGCGCAGGCAGACGCGGATAACGACGGAACCGGAGATGTGTGTGAAGGAACTGCGGATCCAAATGGTGACTCGGATAATGATGGCGTGCGAAACGGGGCCGACAATTGCCCGTTGGTGGCCAACACAAATCAGCTCGATACCGATGGCGATAGTGTGGGTGATGCATGTGATAACTGTCCAACGGTTGCCAATGCGTCGCAGCTCGATGCCAACAACAACAATGTGGGCGATGCGTGCGAATTCCTGACCGTGGACAGCGATAACGACACGGTTGCCGATTACGCAGATAACTGCCCTGGTGTAGCGAATACGAATCAGGCAGATGCCGATGGTGATGGCGTGGGCGATGCGTGTGATAACTGCGTGGATGTCGCGAACGCGAACCAGGACGCGAGTGCGTGCAGCACACCACCATACAACGCGAATCGCGATTCCGATGGAGATGGAGTTCCAGATATCTCGGACAATTGTCCGAGCAATCCAAATCCTGCACAGGAGGATGCAGACGGCGATGGGCTCGGAAACGTCTGTGATAACTGCCCAATTAAGGCCAACCCATTCCAGGAAGATATCGACGGAAACAACGTAGGAGACGCGTGTGAGCCATTGCCGGGCGCGACGCCGATTTGTAGCACGAGCGATGTTCAGGCAACGCGAATCAAGCCTTCGCTCTACTTCCTGCTCGATTATTCAGGGTCTATGTGTCCAATTCGAAATGGTAACTTTGACGCGCCTTGCTCGCCGACTGAAGGCGGTTCCTATCGTCTCAAGACCATGAAGCAAGCTTTGGATAATCTTGCAGATAACACCAACCTTCTGCAGGACTTCAATGTTGGAATCGCGGCATTCCAAGGAAGTTGTGACAACATCACAGAGCTTCTGGACCTCCAACTCACGCGCACAGCTGCAAGTTTCAAGAGTAGCTACGCGACGCGGAATGCGAACGGTGGAACACCTACAGCTCCTGCGATTGAGGATTCACTACAAAACAATTGGCATATCATTCCTGGCGACCCAACACCCGATCGTCCTAAAGCCTTGATCGTGATTACAGATGGGACACCAACCTCGAGCTGTGGCAACACCACCAATGCAGCCACAGCGGCATACAACATGGGCAACGGTGTTCCTGTGTATTTCGTAGGATTCGACAACCTGACGAACACCGAACAGAATAACATGCAAACCTTCGCGACAGCCGGAGGAACCAGCAATTGGTACGAGGTTTCGTCTACCGATCAGTCTTCATTGGTCAACGCGGTCAGCACGATTGCAAGCCTGACTGTGAGCTGTGATGTGCAACTTGTGCCGGAGCCGGAGGATGACTTGAGCCGCCTGAGGGTTTCGATGCTCAATGGCGCGATGACGACTGTAGTGCCAGAGGGTGCACCGAACGGATGGACCCTGGGCAATAATAACGTGGTCTCTTTGGAAGGTCAGTCCTGCACCGATCTGACCACAGCCGCGGCCAATGCCAATGTCGGAGACACTGTGGGCATCGAAGTCGAAATCGCATGCAAGACCACATGTACTCCGAGCACGGAAGTCTGTGACTTCGTGGATAACAACTGCGATGGCGTGGTGGACGAGGGATGTGAAGGCTGCGAACCGGAGGTTTGTGGTGATAACACCGATAACGATTGCGATGGATTCATCGATGAGGGTTGTGGTGGTTGCGTCCCAACGCCAGAGGTGTGCGACGGCCAGGATAACGACTGCGACAACGACGTAGACGAAGGGTGCTTCACACCGATTTGTGTGCCTTCGGCCGAGATCTGCGACGGCATCGACAACGACTGTGACAATCAGGTCGACGAGGGTTGCCCGACGACCACGTGCGTTCCTTCCGTTGAGATCTGCGACGGTATCGACAACGACTGTGACAATCAGGTCGACGAGGGTTGCTCTACTCCAAGCTGTATTCCAGAGCCTGAGGTGTGTGACGGCGTTGACAACGATTGTGACAATCAGGTTGATGAAGGTTGTCCGGGGACGGCTTGTATTCCAGAGCCTGAAGTTTGCGACGGTGTAGACAACAACTGCAACAACGTGGTGGACGAAGGATGCGCGGTTTGCGTTCCAGGCCCCGAGATCTGCGATGGCGTTGACAACGATTGTGACGGCGATGTGGACGAAGACTGTATCGCTTGTCCAGATGGGCCTTCACCTGAGATTTGCGACGGCGTTGACAACGATTGTGACGGTGTTGTGGACGACGGTTGCGGACCTGGCTTCTGCTTTGAGGAGAACGAGATCTGCGACGAACTCGACAACGATTGCGACGGCGAGATTGACGAGGAGTGTATTGAGTGTCCGGATGGTCGTCAGCCCGAGGTTTGTAACCGCGAGGACGATGATTGCGACGGACTGATCGATGAAGGGTGTCCGGAAGTAATCCTCTAG